The Oenanthe melanoleuca isolate GR-GAL-2019-014 chromosome 1, OMel1.0, whole genome shotgun sequence genome segment AGAATATATTATTTAGCTGATCggtttaaaagtaaaaaaaaaaaaaagaaaaaaaaatctgtacatCTTTGAAGTTGtctcttgtttttgtttttttttttttttttttttgcatcaacaaggataaaaatgtgttttttcagctttgtgCTCCCTTCTTTGCTTGTGCTGAAGGATCTCATGGTGTCCAGCTGCACCAGGCCACAAAGCAACCCTGGCAAACTCACTAATGTTTCTTCTGATTTCTTCtagtgtaaaaaaaaagaaaaaaaaaaaaaaaaaaaggaaaattgcatCCACTATGTTGGACTTCTGAATGTACTGTGAACACTATAAAATTCAGAGAATAATGAGGAGAAATGTGTCATTAGGGCCTACCAGGCAAACAAAAATGTATGCCAGGCCCCTTTTCAGTGCATGAGCATCTGGTGAGCTATGCTGTAATTAGCACTCTGCTGTACACATGTGGGGAGTATCTTGACTAAAACAACTCCTGCTGCCAGTGGATCATTTCCCAGAAAAGGCTCCTTGGCTAAACTCTGATTTGTCTCTGCAGACTGTGGTCACCAAAAAGGCAgatctgctgcagcctgtgcagtgTCCACAGGGAGAATCCTGCTGGGAGGCTCTTGTGGGAATGCTGGAGCCTGGCgagtcctgccaggagctgtggtgaGAATTCTGGAGCCTGGagagtcctgccaggagctgtggtgaGAATTCTGGAGCCTGGAGAGTCCTGCCAGGAGGTTGTGGTGAGAATTTTGGAGTCTGAGGATCCTGCCAGGAGGTTGTGGTGAGAATTCTGGAGGCTGTGGTGGAAATTCTGGAGCCTGAGGATCCTGCCAGGAGGCTGTGGTGAGAATTTTGGACCCTGGAGAGtcctgcaggaggctgtggagGGGATGCCAGAGTCTGGGGAGCCCGTGGTGTCACAGCTCCTCTGTGAGTTGGCTCAGGCTGtggatccatccctgccaccTCTCCCTGTATGGTCCCACTTGGATTTTGCCTCTGCTTGGCAAATACAGCATTTCTCAAACcagagcagcctcagggctCGTGGTTTTTTTGTTCAAAGGCTGTTTCATCTCACTTTTCAGTACTGCTGGACGTCAGACCttcacttttctgtttctgcagctggagTGAAGAGAAAATCAGGATTAATCCCCCCTGACTCACACTCACAGTGCtgctttgcagtgctgctgagagtCCCATGCTCAGCTCCCCACAAGGCATGTGCAACATTTCCTGGGAAATAATAGGCAGCAGCTTGGAATATCACAGGCATTGTTTCATCCAAACAGCTCTGGATGAATGTCCTGGGCAAACACAGCTCAGTCTTTCTCATCAGCTATTGTACTAGGCTCTCAAATTATTAATTAAGTCCTCTTGTTTCAGGATATTTCTGAATTCAAGCAGCTCCTATTTTTAAGACCTCTTGTGCCAATGCACTGTAATTAAAGCTCCATCAGTTTGtataaaaatgctattttgaCAGCTTTTGTAAAGCAGAAGTAAAATCTCAGCTCAACTTTGAAGATGAATAAGACTCAGAAAGTCTGGCAGTTGTATTTGAGCTCTTTTGCCCTTGTTTGAGAAATGCTCCTGTCTAAATGGAAAAATGCCTAAAAGACTTTGTTCTCCTTTAAAATTTAGTGCTCTTTGATCAACTAGCCTCTGTACTtgagctgctgaggggctgtTCCTCCAAAGCACTTGGGAGGAGATGGAGCTACAGCAAAGCTCCTGTTCCACTCATGGATGATCAAGTGAAGGAGCCTTCATTACCCACTCATCAAACAATATCAGCACTGGTGCTCCAGGGCACTTCCCAACTTATTTTAATGATGGAGTGGCTGATCATGGAGTACTCTGCCTacatgatgattttttttcatgtcagaaAACTCCCTACTCTGTGATGCTGTCTGGGCAGGTTTTGTTGAGGATCTtggcagggaaaggaggcaCTGGAAGAGGTGTGCAAGGAAGGAGTGCAGGGCCAttgtcccagctgcagggagctggaccAGCACTCTgagtgctgccctggcactgctctctgccctgccaggctcccgAGGCACTGCAGACATGCTGAGACAGCAAATGCACTGACCTGGAATTCCCACCTCCTCTCACAGAACCAGAGATGCTCTGCACATAAAGTCCCCAATGGGCAATAAAAGGGCCTCACTGGTTGTGTGTTTAATCCTCCTGGGTGCTTTGCATGGCAGAGTGATTCCTCATAAAATGCCAAGCACATCCTTGATGACACACTCGTGGCTGGAAGTTCCTTCCCAGAAAATAAACTCAtgcactggtgctgcagagccttGAACTGCCCAACCAACCCCAGAACATTCTGCTGCAGTGTAACCCAGGCAAATTCCTTCCCAAGGGATCCCTCCAGACAGAGGTGTTTGCCACTGTGCTTTCAGGGGGTTATCCCTGGGTTCTGTGCCTTGcaagcagctccttccccatgTCCATGTGTGCACTCTGCAAGGACAGGTTTTTACTGCTTGTGGCACACACCTCTCTCCAGCCAGGTGTAATAAATGTGTTTCTCAGGATAAGGATAATGCCACAAGCATTCCCACTGTTTCAGAATTGAGCTGCTGTTTAATTATAATGTTGGGCTCATTCAATTATAATGCTCACTGTATCAAGGAGATAATTGGAGTTTACCTCTTTCATAGCATCATCTATCTGCTTTAACCCCTCGTAGTGGTCCCTGGATTCCCACAGAGGCTGGAGCATCACCTCCTCCACTTCTGGGAACAGCTGGGTGGGAGCAAGAGAAAGGATATCAGCATTTCCCTTTGCATATCAGCATTTCCCTTTGCATTCCTGCCCTTGCTGCATTATTTCACTGCACATGCTGACAACCCCATCTCCCAGGGTAGCTGAGCACCTGCTGGGGgttcagccctgcagctctgctctgcccctcttTGGTGCCAGGCCCTGGGTGACCCTACCTTGGTCACTGTCTCGAACATGGGGATGAGGACGAACTTGAGGAAGCCGATCTGCGCCGTGGGCTTGGTGACTTTGTCGCGGTCCATGAACGGCGCCACCGGCAGCCCCTCCGACTTCTCCCTGTCACTCTGGAACAGACACAGGGGAAAATATTAATCCTTGCAGGGGAGGGAGAAATAGGGATGCCCTATGGATATGATTGCCTAGCAAAAGATGCTAAGAATATAGAAAGTGTAGGTGAGACTGAACTGAAAGCAGCGTTCCACTGAGCGGCTGGAGAACAGCAATGTGGATGCCTGAAGGGCTTCTCCCTTTGTTAAGGTGATGCCAGTTGCTGCAAACATACCAAAGAGCCAGCAGAGACCCTCTCCTGGCATGACAGGAAGGGTCCAAGATAAGGTTTAGAGacaaaaatgtaataaaacATGGTAATGTAGCAATTCCTATAGGTTGTACATAAACGTTAaagaatttgtatcttgtgcTAGATTGGTTAGTGAAAGAGTAGAATATTCAACAGAGAAGGAGATTTAAGACTTTGTAAAAGGAGACCACAGTCTCTCTTGCTCTTACACCCTCGGACACCCTCTCACTCCCTTGCTCTtgtccctgcacccctcacccTTGTTTTACACCTTTTGTTATCTCACTCCTCTGGGCCTGCTTTGAGCAGcatctggcagctcccagctgagccctttCACCCACACCCGATGTAATAAACTTCAGACTTCAATTTCAGAATACAGAGAGCACCTGAGTTTGTCCTGACCACCGTCCACCCTCAGCTCCTACAAATCCTGCCTAGGAGGCTGCCAGGAGAGCCATGCACCCAGCAGATCAGTAGCCCTGAGATACAGATCACAGAGGTGTCTGAAGATAGCACAGAACAGTGATGTTCTTCCCTCAGTTTGCtttgtgcagagcagcatctgAATAAAGAGAATTATGTTCAGTTattcctgctcagcagcagcatcaaaGTGTTCACCTCCAGGCTTACAGGGTGGCTGACTCCCTTTGCAAACCCCCTGGACTTGTGAGGTCAAATATTTCAGAGCATTCAGAAAGTTGGTGATGACTCTTGCTGCTCTCAAAGAGAATGAATAGTTCTGTGATTTCTTCATTGTTCTCCAGAGAGTGATTTTTCTCAGGTATTCAACCAGAAATTACATCTCCTTCTTTACTaatgattaaaagaaaaaatcagttGCATCCACTTGCTTACTGAGCAGGTTCTTTTGCTGGCATCCTTCTCTGACTTTCTGTAATAGAAGCTTTCcacggaatcacagaatggtttgggttggaaagggctttaaagatcacccagttccaacccctgccatgggcagggaaacttccactaaaccaggtaGCTCAGAGCTAGAACCTGTCTGGGCTGAAGCACATGAGAGACTTGGAAATAGCAGAAAATTGTGAAATTGTGCAATTGCATGTCTCCCTCACTCTTACCTGCATAAAATACTCCTCCAGTAAGCAATCtacccagggctctgccactTCCATCGGGCGGACTTCGTTGGAGATGTCACAGCACTTGATCAGCACCATCTTCAGCTGGAAGAGGATAACACttcactgctgcagccccaaagCCAGCCCTTTCCCCCCATCCACAGCCTTAAAGTGCAGTGTTCAACCAGAAAGGACAATTTCAGGATTAAACCAGAGGTCTTAAATGATCTGGatcctttttccccctctctcagctgctctgtgtaaATCATTtatcccctccctgccctggtttccccctctgcagcactgggatgtgtcacAGTGGGATGTGCACTTCTCTGCTGCATGAAGAGATTCACTCACAAGAGACCATTGAGATTTTTGTGGAGCACTCAGAGGCAGTGAAATTTTTCCCTGGAAATCAAAGACAACTGCTTTGGGAAATAAAGGAGACTAGAGGTTTTACtcttatggattttttttttttttttttttttttttttttttttttgccccacaATAAAGGATGATAAGAATAGGCCTAACAAagtacattttttaattttcctttcattttattttttattatttatttttcaggatttctAAAGCTGGAATAATCTATTTTAAATAGAGCACTTCCAAATTCTAATTGATTTTTGGTGGGGCAGAGAATATAGGAAGGATTCTTTTTTGATAATATATATTGAATCTTGctttctaaacaaaaaaatgttaatcTACAAGctttgcacagaaaaataacaatcCACAAAACCTCCTTACACAGGTCATGTGTTCTTCATTAGTGTAATcaaagttttccattttttccttgaaagagTCCAGTATTTCTGCATGTCTCGCCATGTCTGTAGCCAGGATTAACGTAATTATCCCCTAGCAAAGAAAACATGTTCACATATTAACTTGACATTCCTCACAAAGTCTGCTATTGCAGAGCCAAGCAGGGTCTGTCTTGCACACAAAATGCCTGAGATGCACTGAATTGCTCATGCTGGAAGGAGAAGTTTCTGACTTGGAACTGCCAAGGAAACTGGAATAAGGTTATAACGAGTTTGTGGTACATGAGGATCATGTTTTTATGTGATATTCCAGAGACACTGaggtttttcctttctgattgACTAATTGTAGAAAAGCAAACTGTACAAGAGGATGTTAAAAGCCACACTCTGGCTGCCAAGATCCACTTTCATCTCCTTGGAAGGCActgtgggttttgctgctgactCTTAGTGGCCCTGAGACAAAAACCATGATGTgggtgccagctgtgcccatcctcTTTGGATTATGGGCTTTGAAACTCTCAGACATGAACAAGGAGCTCTGTGTCCTCCTTCTGTACAGGGTCTATGAAGGGAAAACACATGGTTAATTTAAAATTGTGGGTTTTCATACAGAACAGTCCATTCTGGGCCTGTGCCAGTTTCCCACATATTGGCAGAATCAGGAACTCCAACCAGCCCTTATACTGCCTCTTCACTCAGTATAAGGAAGGTATAATGGggaaattaaaactgaattttggcCCTTAGAGCCCTAATGGGTATTGTAACATTGTTGAGTGCCTCAGAGATTTCTGTGATGACTCCCAGTGCACCAGGGCCTCTTCCAACAGTACAAGTGCTCTGCTGTTGCAAatcttttccccttttgaaGCCCCTCTTAAAATTAATACAGTGTTTCCTTAAAGCATAAACTTCTGCCATGAGAGCTTCATCCTTCCCCAGTCAGAGCTAATTGTCTCCTCCAGCAATACAAATATCTACCCCAAAATTGTCATAGGCTTTAATAGTCAGGATGCACTCGTTATTCCTCAGCAGCACATTCCAGAGAGTGCTGCTGTGGAAACTTTCCAAGAATCCCTCTTGGATCCATCCATTGAGGGGTTTTTCCACCTCCAGGGAGAACAAGCCGCTCTTTCCGCGGCGCAGTGAAACCCGCGCGGGTTTCTAACCCCAGGAGGGGCGTGAGCAGGGGCACAGTCCCTACCTGTCTGATCTGCTTGAACTGCTCCTGGTCCACGTTGGAGAAGATGTTGAACTCTGGCTGGGAGAAGATCTGGAAGGCCACGGCGCAGTGGTGGTTCTCCAGCGGGGAGATGTCGTTGTAGCGCACGGCCAGC includes the following:
- the PDE9A gene encoding high affinity cGMP-specific 3',5'-cyclic phosphodiesterase 9A isoform X2, translated to MLEKKVELEGLKVVEIEKCKRDIKKMREEMAARNSRTNCPCKYSFLEESKRPAPRRDVPSYPKYMLSQETIEALRKPTFDVWLWEPNEMLSCLEHMYHDLGLVKDFNINPITLKRWLLCIHDNYRNNPFHNFRHCFCVTQMMYSMISLCSLQEKFSQIDILILMTAAVCHDLDHPGYNNTYQINARTELAVRYNDISPLENHHCAVAFQIFSQPEFNIFSNVDQEQFKQIRQGIITLILATDMARHAEILDSFKEKMENFDYTNEEHMTCLKMVLIKCCDISNEVRPMEVAEPWVDCLLEEYFMQSDREKSEGLPVAPFMDRDKVTKPTAQIGFLKFVLIPMFETVTKLFPEVEEVMLQPLWESRDHYEGLKQIDDAMKELQKQKSEGLTSSSTEK
- the PDE9A gene encoding high affinity cGMP-specific 3',5'-cyclic phosphodiesterase 9A isoform X3 produces the protein MREEMAARNSRTNCPCKYSFLEESKRPAPRRDVPSYPKYMLSQETIEALRKPTFDVWLWEPNEMLSCLEHMYHDLGLVKDFNINPITLKRWLLCIHDNYRNNPFHNFRHCFCVTQMMYSMISLCSLQEKFSQIDILILMTAAVCHDLDHPGYNNTYQINARTELAVRYNDISPLENHHCAVAFQIFSQPEFNIFSNVDQEQFKQIRQGIITLILATDMARHAEILDSFKEKMENFDYTNEEHMTCLKMVLIKCCDISNEVRPMEVAEPWVDCLLEEYFMQSDREKSEGLPVAPFMDRDKVTKPTAQIGFLKFVLIPMFETVTKLFPEVEEVMLQPLWESRDHYEGLKQIDDAMKELQKQKSEGLTSSSTEK